A single region of the Pseudomonas sp. GGS8 genome encodes:
- a CDS encoding PolC-type DNA polymerase III — MSLFSWLRPASPVLSGELQQRLQRLPAVAELSNCSLREQRWVVLDLETTGLNLNKDRLLSIGAVVIEDGAIDFSQQFERTLQCTELKLGPSVLIHGLGPSAIAAGSDPAQALLEFMEFVGDSPVLAFHAPFDQHMLGRALKEHLGYKLQHPFLDVADIAPLLCPQAHFREAGLDEWIDWFKLEVFERHNASADALATAELMLILFSRARQQQIHSPLNLQQRLSQWKRRRQAPSF; from the coding sequence ATGAGCCTGTTTTCATGGCTGCGCCCGGCCAGTCCCGTTTTGTCCGGCGAACTGCAACAACGTCTGCAGCGCTTGCCGGCCGTAGCCGAGCTGAGCAATTGCAGCCTGAGAGAGCAACGCTGGGTGGTGCTCGATCTGGAAACCACCGGGCTGAATCTGAACAAGGATCGTCTGCTGTCCATCGGAGCCGTGGTGATCGAGGACGGCGCGATCGACTTCAGCCAGCAGTTCGAGCGCACGCTGCAATGCACCGAACTCAAACTCGGCCCCAGCGTGTTGATTCATGGCCTGGGACCCAGCGCCATTGCTGCGGGCAGCGACCCGGCGCAAGCCTTGCTCGAGTTCATGGAGTTTGTCGGCGACAGTCCGGTGCTGGCCTTTCATGCGCCGTTCGACCAGCACATGCTCGGGCGCGCGCTGAAAGAACATCTGGGTTACAAGCTGCAGCATCCCTTTCTGGATGTGGCAGACATCGCCCCGCTGCTTTGTCCCCAGGCACACTTTCGCGAGGCCGGGCTGGATGAGTGGATCGACTGGTTCAAACTGGAGGTCTTCGAACGGCATAACGCCAGCGCCGATGCCTTGGCAACGGCGGAACTGATGCTGATTTTATTCAGCCGGGCGCGGCAGCAACAGATTCATAGCCCGTTGAACCTGCAGCAGCGGCTGAGTCAGTGGAAGCGGCGGCGGCAGGCTCCGTCTTTTTAA
- a CDS encoding putative nucleotidyltransferase substrate binding domain-containing protein, which translates to MSKADAFTQAGKTAVLQNIQGTLQFLQRFPPFNQMEHAHLAYLVEQCQLRFYAPGESIIKPADGPIEHFYIVKQGRVVGERPHTAKGGTETTFEITTGECFPLAALLGERATRTEHLAAEDTFCLQLNKLAFIKLFALSNPFRDFALRGVSSLLDQVNQQVQQKAVETLGTQYSLNTRLGELAMRHPVTCSPITPLREAVTLMHDQQVGSIVVVDEQRAPLGIFTLRDLRHVVANGTSDFNESIERHMTPAPFYLTPDHSAFDAAIAMTERHIAHVCLVKDQRLCGVVSERDLFSLQRVDLVHLARTIRSAQRVENLVAIRGEIGQLVERMLAHGASSTQITHIITLLNDHTVCRVIELALAEKGDPGVPFSWLCFGSEGRREQTLHTDQDNGILFEARDAAHAAEIRGKLLPIAQQVNQSLALCGFTLCKGNIMAGNPELCLSRVEWARRFAAFIREATPENLLGSSIYFDLRVVWGDERGCEQLRRGILDQVGDNRLFQRMMAENALRNRPPVGRFREFVLARKNGEKATLDLKLQGLTPFVDGARVLALAHGIGANNTLERFRQLVEKEVIEQLDGAAYEEAYHFIQQTRMQQHQLQTRENLPYSNRVDPDSLNHLDRRILRESLRQAQRLQSSLTLRYQL; encoded by the coding sequence ATGAGTAAAGCGGACGCCTTCACCCAGGCAGGGAAAACCGCGGTGTTGCAGAACATCCAGGGCACTTTGCAATTCCTGCAGCGCTTCCCGCCGTTCAATCAAATGGAACATGCCCACCTGGCCTATCTGGTGGAGCAATGCCAACTGCGGTTTTATGCCCCCGGCGAGAGCATCATCAAACCCGCCGATGGCCCGATTGAGCATTTCTACATCGTCAAACAAGGCAGGGTTGTCGGCGAGCGACCGCACACGGCCAAGGGCGGCACCGAAACCACCTTCGAAATCACCACCGGCGAGTGCTTTCCCCTCGCCGCCCTGCTGGGCGAGCGTGCCACCCGCACCGAACATCTGGCGGCCGAAGATACCTTTTGCCTACAGCTGAATAAGCTCGCGTTCATCAAACTGTTCGCACTGTCCAACCCGTTCCGCGACTTTGCCCTACGCGGTGTCAGCAGTTTGCTGGATCAGGTCAATCAGCAAGTCCAGCAAAAAGCCGTGGAAACCCTCGGCACCCAGTACTCGCTCAATACCCGATTGGGCGAACTGGCCATGCGGCATCCGGTGACCTGCAGCCCGATCACCCCTCTGCGTGAAGCGGTGACGCTGATGCACGATCAGCAAGTCGGCAGCATTGTGGTGGTCGATGAGCAGAGGGCGCCGCTGGGCATTTTCACCCTGCGCGACTTGCGGCATGTGGTGGCCAACGGCACCAGCGATTTCAATGAATCCATAGAACGGCACATGACCCCGGCGCCGTTTTACCTGACGCCGGATCACAGCGCCTTCGACGCAGCGATCGCCATGACCGAGCGACACATCGCCCACGTCTGCCTGGTCAAGGATCAGCGCCTGTGCGGCGTGGTTTCAGAGCGCGATCTGTTTTCCCTGCAAAGGGTCGATCTGGTGCACCTGGCGCGGACCATTCGCAGTGCCCAACGGGTGGAGAATCTGGTGGCGATCCGCGGCGAGATTGGCCAACTGGTCGAACGGATGCTGGCCCACGGCGCGTCCTCGACGCAAATCACCCATATCATCACCCTGCTTAACGACCACACTGTGTGCAGGGTGATCGAACTGGCCCTGGCGGAGAAAGGCGACCCCGGTGTGCCGTTCAGTTGGCTGTGCTTCGGCAGCGAAGGCCGCCGCGAGCAGACGCTGCACACCGATCAGGACAACGGCATTCTGTTCGAGGCCCGCGATGCGGCCCACGCCGCCGAAATACGCGGCAAGTTGCTGCCCATCGCCCAGCAGGTCAATCAGAGCCTGGCGCTGTGCGGCTTCACCCTGTGCAAGGGCAACATCATGGCTGGCAACCCCGAGCTGTGTTTGTCCCGGGTCGAATGGGCGCGACGCTTTGCGGCGTTTATCCGCGAGGCGACGCCGGAAAACCTGCTGGGGTCGAGCATCTACTTCGACCTGCGTGTGGTCTGGGGCGATGAGCGAGGCTGCGAGCAATTGCGCCGGGGCATTCTCGATCAGGTCGGCGACAACCGGTTGTTCCAGCGCATGATGGCTGAGAATGCCCTGCGCAATCGTCCGCCCGTGGGGCGGTTCCGCGAGTTCGTGCTGGCGCGCAAGAATGGCGAAAAAGCCACCCTCGACCTGAAACTCCAGGGCCTGACGCCATTCGTCGACGGTGCGCGAGTGCTGGCCCTGGCCCACGGCATCGGCGCCAACAATACCCTGGAACGCTTTCGCCAATTGGTGGAGAAAGAGGTCATCGAACAGCTGGATGGCGCTGCCTATGAAGAGGCGTATCACTTCATCCAGCAAACCCGCATGCAGCAACATCAGCTACAGACCCGAGAGAACTTGCCCTACTCCAACCGCGTCGATCCCGACAGCCTCAATCATCTGGACCGACGCATCCTGCGTGAATCCCTGCGCCAGGCCCAACGCCTGCAAAGCAGCCTGACCCTGCGGTATCAGTTATGA
- a CDS encoding response regulator, with translation MSDHDILSDAEREALSAIMLEPDLPPQRVLIVDDDKDARELLSEILEFDGIHCMTAASGETALKMLEEKPSIGLVITDLRTGHVDGLELIRRVRESPRAALPIIIVSGDADVKDAIEAMHLHVVDFLLKPIDSEKLLELVKHELGMDV, from the coding sequence ATGTCCGACCACGATATTTTGAGTGATGCCGAGCGCGAAGCGCTCAGCGCCATCATGCTGGAACCAGACTTGCCGCCGCAGCGGGTGCTGATCGTCGATGACGATAAGGATGCCCGCGAATTGCTGTCGGAAATTCTGGAGTTCGATGGCATTCACTGCATGACGGCGGCCAGTGGCGAAACGGCGCTCAAAATGCTGGAAGAGAAGCCTTCGATCGGTCTGGTGATTACCGACCTGCGGACGGGGCACGTCGATGGCCTGGAACTGATCCGCCGGGTGCGGGAATCGCCACGTGCGGCGTTGCCGATCATCATCGTTTCCGGCGACGCCGACGTGAAGGATGCGATCGAAGCCATGCATTTGCACGTCGTGGACTTTTTGCTCAAGCCCATCGATAGCGAAAAATTGCTTGAGTTGGTCAAGCATGAGCTGGGGATGGATGTGTAG